Proteins from a single region of Gemmatimonadales bacterium:
- a CDS encoding 2Fe-2S iron-sulfur cluster-binding protein — MTETLKPDLAETGAVEETEPPHRKDEPLGRATFRVWRGGREGGKFVDYTTGVSPGMVVLDAIHQIQAEQANDLAVRWNCKAGKCGSCSAEV, encoded by the coding sequence GTGACCGAAACACTGAAGCCCGACCTGGCGGAGACCGGAGCGGTCGAAGAGACCGAGCCGCCTCACCGCAAGGACGAGCCGCTCGGCCGGGCCACCTTCCGCGTCTGGCGGGGCGGCCGCGAGGGCGGGAAGTTCGTGGATTACACCACCGGCGTGTCCCCCGGGATGGTGGTGCTCGACGCGATTCACCAGATCCAGGCGGAACAGGCCAACGACCTCGCTGTCCGCTGGAACTGCAAGGCCGGCAAGTGCGGCTCCTGCTCGGCCGAGGTGA